A part of Setaria viridis chromosome 8, Setaria_viridis_v4.0, whole genome shotgun sequence genomic DNA contains:
- the LOC117834649 gene encoding guanine nucleotide-binding protein alpha-1 subunit-like isoform X2 encodes MESSCSGQVILKEDVLHARVRTNGVVETQFSPLGESKRGGEVYRLYDVGGQRNERRKWIHLFEGVNAVIFCAAVREYDQMLFEYETKN; translated from the exons ATGGAATCATCTTGTTCTGGTCAAGTCATCCTCAAG GAGGACGTGCTTCATGCAAGAGTACGGACGAATGGTGTGGTAGAAACTCAGTTTAG CCCTCTAGGAGAGAGCAAAAGAGGTGGAGAGGTCTATAGGTTGTACGATGTAGGAGGCCAAAGAAATGAGAGAAGGAAGTGGATTCATCTTTTTGAAGGTGTTAATGCTGTAATCTTTTGTGCTGCCGTTAGGGA GTACGATCAGATGTTATTTGAGTATGAGACAAAGAACTGA
- the LOC117833540 gene encoding LOW QUALITY PROTEIN: putative disease resistance protein RGA4 (The sequence of the model RefSeq protein was modified relative to this genomic sequence to represent the inferred CDS: inserted 1 base in 1 codon), translated as MAELVIGPLISMVKEKASSYLLDQYKVMEGMAEQRKTLERKLPAILHIIQDAEEKGASRPEVAAWLKDLKTAAYEANDVFDEFKYEALRREAKKKGHHSKLGAEVARPSRRFSEALRRGARNPIVFRYRMGKKLRRIVQTIEALVTEMNTFGFRNLQQAQPSRQWRQTDSIIIDSDTDILSRSRDREKKKIVGMLIDQASNMDLMVLPIVGMGGMGKTTFVQLIYNDPAIEKHFEFRRWCCVSDDFDVSTIASNICQTNEKGREKSLQELQSTISGKRYLIVLDDVWNRDADKWGKLKTCLKQGGKGSAVLTTTRDAEVARIMTMGVAEAHNIENLSDEHLKEIVQSRAFSLQNPNMEEQDGILSGFVRRCVGSPLAAKAFGSMLSNRTSITEWKDVLAKSDICSEKTGILPILKLSFDDLSSDMKQCFAFCALFPKDYEIHVDLLIRLWMAHDFIPLQEDXQSRNRRKIYFRGANSEVILSRCQANTYIWLFWKSS; from the exons ATGGCCGAGTTAGTGATCGGGCCACTGATCTCCATGGTCAAGGAGAAGGCATCCAGCTACCTGCTCGACCAATACAAGGTGATGGAAGGCATGGCGGAGCAGCGCAAGaccctggagcgcaagctcccAGCAATCCTGCACATCATCCAGGATGCGGAGGAGAAAGGAGCCTCCCGACCTGAAGTAGCAGCTTGGCTCAAAGACCTCAAGACAGCAGCCTATGAGGCCAACGACGTCTTTGATGAGTTCAAGTATGAGGCGCTTCGGCGAGAAGCCAAGAAGAAGGGCCACCACAGCAAGCTTGGAGCAGAGGTAGCAAGACCATCGAGGCGCTTCAGCGAGGCGCTTCGGCGAGGCGCTCGTAATCCCATTGTATTCCGTTACAGGATGGGCAAGAAGCTACGCCGGATTGTGCAGACCATCGAGGCCCTAGTCACCGAGATGAATACATTTGGTTTCAGAAACTTGCAGCAAGCACAGCCATCAAGGCAGTGGCGACAGACAGATTCCATAATCATTGACTCCGACACAGATATTCTTAGCAGATCTAGAGAtcgggagaagaagaaaatcgTGGGGATGCTCATTGATCAAGCTAGCAACATGGATCTCATGGTTCTTCCAATTGTTGGGATGGGTGGGATGGGCAAGACCACCTTTGTGCAACTCATTTACAATGACCCTGCAATCGAGAAGCACTTTGAGTTTCGGAGGTGGTGCTGCGTGTCAGATGATTTCGATGTCAGTACCATTGCAAGCAACATCTGCCAGACCAATGAGAAAGGTCGTGAAAAATCATTGCAGGAGCTCCAGAGTACAATAAGTGGGAAAAGGTACCTCATTGTGTTAGATGATGTCTGGAATCGGGATGCTGATAAGTGGGGAAAACTAAAGACCTGCCTTAAGCAGGGTGGCAAGGGCAGTGCAGTACTAACAACAACTCGTGATGCAGAAGTGGCTCGCATTATGACCATGGGTGTAGCTGAAGCCCATAATATCGAGAATCTGAGTGACGAGCATTTAAAGGAAATTGTCCAGAGCAGAGCATTCAGCTTGCAAAATCCAAATATGGAAGAGCAAGATGGCATTCTCAGTGGATTTGTTCGTCGATGTGTTGGATCTCCCTTGGCTGCCAAAGCCTTTGGCTCTATGTTGAGTAACAGGACTAGTATAACTGAATGGAAGGATGTATTAGCTAAAAGTGACATTTGTAGTGAGAAAACCGGAATTTTACCGATCCTCAAGCTCAGTTTTGATGACCTATCCTCAGATATGAAGCAGTGCTTTGCATTTTGTGCTTTATTTCCTAAAGATTATGAGATCCATGTGGACCTCTTGATTCGACTGTGGATGGCACATGACTTCATACCTTTGCAGGAGG GACAATCCAGAAACCGTAGGAAAATATATTTTCGAGGAGCTAACTCGGAGGTCATTCTTTCAAGATGTCAAGCAAACACTTACATATGGCTCTTTTGGAAGTCTTCGTAG
- the LOC117834649 gene encoding guanine nucleotide-binding protein alpha-1 subunit-like isoform X1 has translation MSYLDRLAEVDYVPTKEDVLHARVRTNGVVETQFSPLGESKRGGEVYRLYDVGGQRNERRKWIHLFEGVNAVIFCAAVREYDQMLFEYETKN, from the exons ATGAGCTATTTGGACCGATTAGCTGAAGTAGATTATGTACCAACAAAG GAGGACGTGCTTCATGCAAGAGTACGGACGAATGGTGTGGTAGAAACTCAGTTTAG CCCTCTAGGAGAGAGCAAAAGAGGTGGAGAGGTCTATAGGTTGTACGATGTAGGAGGCCAAAGAAATGAGAGAAGGAAGTGGATTCATCTTTTTGAAGGTGTTAATGCTGTAATCTTTTGTGCTGCCGTTAGGGA GTACGATCAGATGTTATTTGAGTATGAGACAAAGAACTGA
- the LOC117834648 gene encoding putative disease resistance RPP13-like protein 1 isoform X1, with the protein MVGVGEFLASAALKQVGGMLGSAIWEAIASQLKLGDELKGLKDTVDTIQNSMVRVEKRLNKDGDVCVWMRELKAAAYDMEDIIMELEGDILSNKDGSQNNKSTTEISIPLMLRRSMASKLKDMKQRLDNIEKLRRFDLMVDTSSDDQDVIQMRATGPCLVEGILGRDQDKVELMKLLQEDCKHTIIPIYGFGGLGKTTLAQMVFDDNTTKRDFDIQIWVYVSTSFSDEKIGRSIISQVDGQSNQYDLSSVQMRVEMILRGKKYLIVLDDLWEENTGQLEKIEAMLKGGAPGRKIIVTTRSEQVAKRLNRELPFKLGALQYDDCWKLFKAKAFPNGIKESEMAKVHMGEKIVEKCGGVPLAVKSLGDRLLDMPMHKWEETLKSDLWEDERDPTTGTTSTLILPSLKISYYHMPYYLRPCFVYFSAFPKGFIIEKRELIHKWIALRFVLTTHRAEEYLQELCQMSFLEATSDSISISARYSKLNNPHNVLFKMHDLVHELARSVAIEEVAVCDGKQRSFGKEDNYRYTLLLNFKGQYPKCKDMPLKARAAHFSGCTGCEPSKGAFSETKWLRVLDFPRMQTVELPSSMENLHHLQFLNLSENTSLKKLHSSFSEKLKLHSSTSICDFQKLHYLDLHGCSNLSELPGPINKLQVLEHLDLSGCTSLQKLPSRFGELRKLSFLNLSCCSKLEMLPDSFSLLENLEHLDLSGCTSLQKLPSQFGELPKLSFFNLSCCSKLEMLPDSFSLLKNLEHLNLSSCCQLNQLHTLSFKRMKGLLYLNMSGCTCLAALPEFCVGNDGCLNLEILDLSDCARLIDLSESSARLNKLRFLNLSGCPCIPKIICFLGNFVNLEYLNLSALPGFDVRKDSEAPSSSTQHSTDYSGEELSLKMLHDTLKNMHRLEYLSVGGMSLFSKEGISSDLLTLPDFVVSESGSSGDCSNIILLQNILHSTNSELNIKCLEVVKSAEEAKGVQLGRRHRLASLSLEWSLLEWSEEPEAMTMDVLENLKPHPALKHLTIRGYNYSMFPSWMWEICSTLPNLVKLVLSGLVECDQLPPLGNLSNLEELTICNMPKLMEACLAPCRNLKRLLLVKLASGCTLLFCQWFVFENK; encoded by the exons ATGGTGGGGGTAGGGGAGTTTCTTGCCTCGGCTGCATTGAAGCAGGTCGGCGGCATGCTAGGTAGTGCCATCTGGGAGGCGATCGCCTCGCAGCTGAAGCTAGGTGACGAGCTCAAAGGCCTCAAGGATACTGTGGATACCATCCAAAATAGCATGGTTAGGGTGGAGAAGCGGTTGAACAAAGATGGTGACGTCTGCGTCTGGATGAGGGAGCTAAAGGCAGCAGCCTATGACATGGAGGACATTATTATGGAATTGGAAGGTGATATCCTGAGTAATAAAGATGGCTCTCAGAATAACAAATCTACAACG GAGATCTCCATTCCTCTGATGTTGCGGCGAAGCATGGCTAGCAAGTTGAAGGACATGAAACAAAGATTGGACAACATAGAAAAGCTGAGGCGGTTCGACTTGATGGTGGACACAAGCTCTGACGACCAGGATGTGATCCAGATGCGGGCTACAGGCCCTTGCCTTGTAGAAGGTATACTTGGGAGGGACCAGGATAAGGTAGAGTTGATGAAGTTGCTGCAAGAAGATTGCAAGCACACCATCATCCCTATATATGGCTTTGGTGGTCTGGGTAAAACCACTCTCGCCCAAATGGTTTTTGACGACAATACAACTAAGAGAGATTTTGATATCCAGATTTGGGTTTATGTCTCCACAAGTTTTAGCGATGAAAAGATTGGTCGATCAATTATCTCCCAAGTAGATGGACAGAGTAACCAGTATGACCTGTCCTCCGTGCAGATGCGCGTGGAGATGATCCTCCGTGGAAAGAAGTATCTTATTGTTTTAGATGACTTATGGGAAGAAAACACAGGACAATTGGAAAAGATAGAAGCGATGTTGAAAGGTGGTGCACCGGGCAGAAAGATAATTGTGACCACTCGAAGTGAACAGGTTGCTAAGCGGCTGAATCGTGAGTTGCCATTCAAGTTGGGTGCCTTGCAGTACGATGACTGCTGGAAGCTGTTCAAAGCTAAGGCATTTCCAAATGGAATTAAAGAATCTGAAATGGCAAAGGTACATATGGGGGAGAAAATAGTAGAGAAATGTGGTGGAGTGCCTTTGGCAGTCAAATCTCTTGGGGATCGTCTGCTAGATATGCCGATGCACAAATGGGAAGAAACACTGAAGAGTGACCTGTGGGAAGACGAACGCGATCCAACGACTGGAACAACATCTACTTTAATATTACCATCCTTGAAGATTAGTTACTACCACATGCCATATTATCTGAGACCTTGCTTTGTATACTTTTCTGCCTTCCCAAAAGGCTTCATCATAGAGAAGAGAGAACTAATTCATAAGTGGATTGCTCTGAGATTTGTTCTGACCACACATCGTGCTGAGGAATACCTACAAGAACTTTGTCAGATGTCATTCCTGGAGGCTACAAGTGACTCTATCTCG ATTTCTGCAAGATACTCCAAGCTTAATAACCCTCATAATGTATTATTCAAAATGCACGATTTAGTTCATGAACTTGCTAGGTCAGTTGCTATTGAGGAAGTTGCCGTCTGTGATGGCAAACAAAGAAGCTTTGGTAAAGAGGACAACTATCGATACACGTTGTTGTTGAATTTCAAAGGTCAGTACCCAAAATGCAAAGATATGCCTCTCAAAGCAAGGGCTGCTCATTTTAGTGGCTGCACAGGATGTGAGCCTTCGAAGGGTGCCTTTTCAGAAACTAAATGGCTGCGTGTATTGGACTTCCCACGCATGCAAACTGTCGAGCTACCCAGTTCTATGGAAAACTTGCACCACCTGCAGTTTTTAAACCTTTCAGAAAATACCAGCCTCAAAAAACTCCATAGCTCCTTTTCTGAAAAATTAAAGCTCCATAGTTCCACTTCCATTTGTGACTTTCAGAAGCTTCACTATTTGGATCTACATGGCTGCTCGAATCTTAGTGAACTTCCAGGTCCCATTAACAAACTCCAAGTCCTGGAACATCTTGATCTATCAGGATGTACCAGCCTACAAAAGCTACCTTCACGATTTGGGGAGCTGCGAAAGCTTTCGTTCTTGAACTTATCATGTTGTTCAAAGCTTGAGATGCTTCCAGACTCTTTCAGTCTACTGGAAAATTTGGAACACCTCGATCTATCAGGATGTACCAGCCTACAAAAGCTACCTTCACAATTTGGAGAGCTGCCAAAGCTTTCGTTCTTCAACTTATCATGTTGTTCAAAGCTTGAGATGCTTCCAGACTCTTTCAGTCTACTGAAAAATTTGGAACATCTGAATCTGTCCTCCTGCTGCCAGCTTAATCAACTGCATACCCTGTCATTCAAGAGAATGAAGGGACTTCTTTATCTTAATATGTCTGGTTGTACTTGCCTTGCGGCACTTCCTGAATTTTGTGTCGGCAACGATGGCTGCCTGAACCTGGAGATTTTGGATTTATCTGATTGTGCGAGGCTTATTGATCTTTCTGAATCTTCTGCCAGACTAAATAAACTCCGATTTCTGAATTTATCTGGCTGTCCTTGCATTCCGAAAATTATCTGCTTTCTTGGTAATTTTGTAAATTTGGAGTACCTAAACCTATCAGCGTTACCAGGATTTGATGTAAGAAAAGATTCTGAAGCTCCAAGCTCCTCTACACAGCATTCCACTGATTATTCTGGTGAGGAGTTGAGCCTGAAAATGCTGCATGACACATTGAAAAACATGCATCGCCTTGAGTACCTTTCAGTTGGAGGGATGTCACTGTTCTCAAAGGAAGGCATCTCCAGTGACCTACTAACCCTACCGGATTTTGTGGTCTCAGAAAGTGGCAGCAGTGGTGATTGCAGCAACATTATCCTTCTACAGAATATCCTTCATTCTACAAACAGTGAACTAAATATCAAATGCCTTGAGGTTGTAAAGTCTGCAGAGGAAGCAAAGGGGGTGCAACTGGGAAGGAGACATCGGCTTGCTTCTTTGAGTTTGGAGTGGTCCTTACTAGAATGGTCAGAGGAACCCGAAGCAATGACAATGGATGTGCTAGAAAATTTGAAGCCTCATCCAGCTTTAAAGCATCTCACTATAAGGGGCTATAATTACAGTATGTTTCCTAGTTGGATGTGGGAGATATGTTCTACACTCCCAAATCTGGTGAAACTGGTATTGTCTGGTCTCGTAGAGTGTGACCAGCTTCCACCTCTAGGAAATCTATCAAACTTAGAGGAGCTTACAATTTGTAATATGCCTAAACTTATGGAAGCATGTTTAGCACCATGCAGAAACCTAAAGCGACTGTTGCTTGTTAAACTAGCATCCGGATGCACCTTGTTGTTTTGCCAATGGTTCGTCTTTGAGAACAAATAG
- the LOC117866978 gene encoding uncharacterized protein, whose amino-acid sequence MELDPLEEFKRLDPSRGKGKLKITVMARNMMETLLGVTKKRTLMTHVPVSSSTLCPAEEEFPPLRYLKIKHCKNLKLCPRIPNSKELFINNSDLSMTNDTWSSTPILTQAIQKLKISNCKSYDLQKLPGIQSVRELEIDCSKVFDRFDELRCMDHLAKLTLSSLNFLDRDKAAILEAIPHIQCIKINEGMYFAVQESDFLLLRQNTDFGITDLFISNLEKVNSADEVGLGELATYDKLRTLRLVWSHDANSYSSNGLSGSGDRPNNVYLNLSIKFSRADDSSVLQRLHPHPNLLTLQIEGYRDATFCGWMSDPNLYLPNLVKIVLMGMPRCARLPSLGQLANLEELHISDMPNIREVDASFYGGRDPFRKLRKFCIDKMENLEVLSTNLELSAGEMSWDDDEQKVQGDEIFPRLAHLVITGCPRLTLSSAFQGYIGRIVASCSKVELSPGILVGSPHLFRLEVKPNIFGFSDASEFLQYNTDLWYLTIQSDSDLITLPEIIRSCHSLRSLRILDGCCNFAALPDWLGDLASLEHLEVYSAKLQHLPHSIKDVTSLKTLTLKKCNYKLRECCSRLGEDYDKINHIKHVDAHEGPSFAVSSSDDMAILQKTTSHQLIELNIKHLEGLSSSEANIIELAQKEELQFLSLEWSGPVFNKVALEELRPHQNLKRLCIKNYVGGDFPNWLRLLPNLVRLSFSMFNLVTSI is encoded by the exons ATGGAATTAGATCCTTTAGAAGAATTCAAGAGGCTTGATCCTTCCCGAGGAAAAGGGAAATTAAAGATTACAGTAATGGCAAGGAACATGATGGAAACATTACTGGGAGTGACTAAAAAGAGAACACTGATGACACACGTTCCTGTATCTTCTTCCACACTATGTCCAGCCGAAGAAGAATTCCCTCCGCTTCGCTATCTGAAGATAAAACACTGCAAGAATCTGAAACTATGTCCAAGAATCCCCAACAGCAAGGAGTTATTCATCAACAATAGTGATTTATCCATGACTAATGATACGTGGTCATCAACCCCCATATTGACACAAGCCATCCAAAAACTCAAGATATCGAACTGTAAGAGCTATGATCTTCAGAAACTGCCTGGCATTCAATCAGTACGTGAGCTTGAAATTGATTGCTCCAAGGTGTTTGACCGTTTTGATGAATTGAGATGCATGGATCATTTGGCGAAGCTAACTTTGTCATCTCTGAATTTCTTGGACAGAGACAAAGCTGCAATCCTAGAGGCTATTCCTCACATTCAATGCATCAAGATAAATGAG GGAATGTATTTTGCAGTGCAAGAAAGTGATTTTCTCCTCCTCCGTCAAAATACAGACTTTGGAATCACAGACCTATTTATTTCAAATCTTGAGAAGGTGAATAGCGCTGATGAAGTTGGCCTTGGAGAGTTGGCTACATATGACAAGCTGCGCACGCTGAGATTGGTATGGTCGCATGACGCAAACTCTTATTCCAGCAATGGTTTATCTGGATCAGGCGATAGGCCTAACAATGTATATCTTAATCTAAGCATAAAATTCTCCAGAGCTGATGATTCTTCAGTTCTCCAAAGACTCCATCCTCATCCTAACCTATTAACACTTCAAATAGAAGGTTATCGAGATGCCACATTTTGTGGCTGGATGAGCGATCCAAATCTCTATCttccaaatcttgtgaagatAGTGCTGATGGGCATGCCAAGGTGCGCACGCCTCCCTTCACTAGGACAGTTAGCAAACCTTGAAGAACTGCACATTTCAGATATGCCTAATATTCGAGAAGTGGATGCTAGTTTTTATGGAGGCAGGGACCCATTCAGGAAATTAAGGAAATTTTGTATTGATAAGATGGAGAATTTGGAGGTGTTGTCCACGAACTTGGAGCTGTCTGCTGGAGAGATGTCTTGGGATGATGATGAACAGAAGGTGCAAGGAGATGAAATATTTCCACGCCTTGCACACCTCGTTATTACGGGATGCCCTAGGTTGACCCTCAGTTCAGCTTTTCAAGGATACATAGGGCGTATAGTTGCATCATGCAGTAAGGTAGAACTATCACCCGGGATACTCGTTGGATCTCCACACCTTTTTAGACTTGAAGTGAAACCAAATATCTTTGGCTTTTCTGACGCTTCAGAATTTCTCCAATACAACACCGACTTGTGGTATTTAACTATTCAATCTGACAGTGATCTGATCACCTTGCCGGAGATCATCCGGAGCTGCCACTCCCTTAGGAGCTTGCGGATATTGGACGGTTGTTGTAATTTTGCGGCACTCCCAGATTGGTTGGGGGATCTGGCATCTCTGGAGCATCTAGAAGTTTATTCTGCCAAACTGCAGCATTTGCCTCACTCCATCAAGGATGTAACCTCCTTGAAGACATTAACTCTTAAGAAGTGCAATTACAAACTGCGTGAATGCTGCAGCCGTTTAGGAGAGGACTACGACAAGATTAATCACATCAAACATGTAGATGCACATGAG GGCCCTAGTTTTGCCGTCAGTTCATCAGACGACATGGCTATTCTGCAAAAGACTACAAGTCACCAGCTTATTGAACTTAATATTAAACATCTCGAAGGTCTATCAAGCTCAGAAGCAAACATAATTGAATTGGCGCAAAAAGAGGAGCTCCAATTTTTAAGTTTGGAGTGGAGTGGGCCAGTGTTCAACAAGGTCGCATTAGAAGAGCTCCGGCCTCATCAAAACCTTAAAAGGCTTTGCATAAAGAACTATGTTGGTGGTGATTTTCCTAACTGGTTACGTTTGCTACCAAATCTTGTAAGATTGAGCTTTTCGATGTTCAATCTGGTCACCTCCATCTAG
- the LOC117834648 gene encoding putative disease resistance protein RGA3 isoform X2, which translates to MVGVGEFLASAALKQVGGMLGSAIWEAIASQLKLGDELKGLKDTVDTIQNSMVRVEKRLNKDGDVCVWMRELKAAAYDMEDIIMELEGDILSNKDGSQNNKSTTEISIPLMLRRSMASKLKDMKQRLDNIEKLRRFDLMVDTSSDDQDVIQMRATGPCLVEGILGRDQDKVELMKLLQEDCKHTIIPIYGFGGLGKTTLAQMVFDDNTTKRDFDIQIWVYVSTSFSDEKIGRSIISQVDGQSNQYDLSSVQMRVEMILRGKKYLIVLDDLWEENTGQLEKIEAMLKGGAPGRKIIVTTRSEQVAKRLNRELPFKLGALQYDDCWKLFKAKAFPNGIKESEMAKVHMGEKIVEKCGGVPLAVKSLGDRLLDMPMHKWEETLKSDLWEDERDPTTGTTSTLILPSLKISYYHMPYYLRPCFVYFSAFPKGFIIEKRELIHKWIALRFVLTTHRAEEYLQELCQMSFLEATSDSISVSYIIYTGLVQLTLFLVSSCAVISRMIYYSLCSLI; encoded by the exons ATGGTGGGGGTAGGGGAGTTTCTTGCCTCGGCTGCATTGAAGCAGGTCGGCGGCATGCTAGGTAGTGCCATCTGGGAGGCGATCGCCTCGCAGCTGAAGCTAGGTGACGAGCTCAAAGGCCTCAAGGATACTGTGGATACCATCCAAAATAGCATGGTTAGGGTGGAGAAGCGGTTGAACAAAGATGGTGACGTCTGCGTCTGGATGAGGGAGCTAAAGGCAGCAGCCTATGACATGGAGGACATTATTATGGAATTGGAAGGTGATATCCTGAGTAATAAAGATGGCTCTCAGAATAACAAATCTACAACG GAGATCTCCATTCCTCTGATGTTGCGGCGAAGCATGGCTAGCAAGTTGAAGGACATGAAACAAAGATTGGACAACATAGAAAAGCTGAGGCGGTTCGACTTGATGGTGGACACAAGCTCTGACGACCAGGATGTGATCCAGATGCGGGCTACAGGCCCTTGCCTTGTAGAAGGTATACTTGGGAGGGACCAGGATAAGGTAGAGTTGATGAAGTTGCTGCAAGAAGATTGCAAGCACACCATCATCCCTATATATGGCTTTGGTGGTCTGGGTAAAACCACTCTCGCCCAAATGGTTTTTGACGACAATACAACTAAGAGAGATTTTGATATCCAGATTTGGGTTTATGTCTCCACAAGTTTTAGCGATGAAAAGATTGGTCGATCAATTATCTCCCAAGTAGATGGACAGAGTAACCAGTATGACCTGTCCTCCGTGCAGATGCGCGTGGAGATGATCCTCCGTGGAAAGAAGTATCTTATTGTTTTAGATGACTTATGGGAAGAAAACACAGGACAATTGGAAAAGATAGAAGCGATGTTGAAAGGTGGTGCACCGGGCAGAAAGATAATTGTGACCACTCGAAGTGAACAGGTTGCTAAGCGGCTGAATCGTGAGTTGCCATTCAAGTTGGGTGCCTTGCAGTACGATGACTGCTGGAAGCTGTTCAAAGCTAAGGCATTTCCAAATGGAATTAAAGAATCTGAAATGGCAAAGGTACATATGGGGGAGAAAATAGTAGAGAAATGTGGTGGAGTGCCTTTGGCAGTCAAATCTCTTGGGGATCGTCTGCTAGATATGCCGATGCACAAATGGGAAGAAACACTGAAGAGTGACCTGTGGGAAGACGAACGCGATCCAACGACTGGAACAACATCTACTTTAATATTACCATCCTTGAAGATTAGTTACTACCACATGCCATATTATCTGAGACCTTGCTTTGTATACTTTTCTGCCTTCCCAAAAGGCTTCATCATAGAGAAGAGAGAACTAATTCATAAGTGGATTGCTCTGAGATTTGTTCTGACCACACATCGTGCTGAGGAATACCTACAAGAACTTTGTCAGATGTCATTCCTGGAGGCTACAAGTGACTCTATCTCGGTGAGTTATATTATATACACAGGCTTGGTACAGTTAACTCTTTTCCTTGTATCGAGTTGTGCTGTCATTTCTCGCATGAtttattactccctctgttccttAATATAA